From Cucumis melo cultivar AY chromosome 3, USDA_Cmelo_AY_1.0, whole genome shotgun sequence:
GCTATTTGTTCTAGCATAAGAGGAATGTCTAAACCAATGTTTGCTGAGTATATTGGCAAGTTTCAAATCCAATCTATTGAGTTTGAGAGTTTACTTCTTGGAACTCTTCCTCCCAAGCTTTATGGTTAGTCTAATCCGGATAAGTATCATGTTTTAAAGAAACATTTCTATCTGTCGTGGAGTTTGTAGAATATAACTTTCAGATAATCATATGTTTTCTTAATCAACTTCCCCTCAACTGTATGGTTCGATACTGTTAAAATCACTGTTCTCTATGATTGGTTTTAGTTCTTTACTCTAATTTATTCACATGATCAACATGATGAGAAATGGTTGTCTTCATGGCTGAGATTCTGCCATCATTTTAGAGTATGCTTTTTGCAATGATGTTAACTAAGGTCAGGATATAAGAACAACTTTGAAAGGAAATTAATTCTCAAGAAGAAGAGATAGCTGAGACTTGCATGTACTTTTGGCTGCTTAATTAAGACACTGGAGTTCAACATGTTGTATATGTTTTGGTTGATAATTTGAAACTATCTAATGTTGTAGGTATCAAAGTGCATGATACCAACGAGAATGAAATAGTCATGGAAACTGCAATCAAATGGGCTGGGAACCCTAATATAGTATTGATATTGAGACTTTTTTCATTGCAAATAAGAATTCAGGTCAGCAGATCCAACAGAACAAAAATTTGTATCTGAGAAATGTTTATCCTTTTCCCCCGCTCCAAAACTATTTGACAGTCATTTTTCTTCTCAGTTAGTAGATCTGCAAATTTTCGCAGCACCTCGGGTAGCTTTGAAGCCTCTAGTGCCTGCTTTTCCTTGTTTTGCCAACATTGTTGTGTCTTTATTGGAGAAGGTCTGGGGGCATCAAACAGTAACTATTAGTTGATTGAGCTAGATTTATGTTGAGTTCATCCATATATAatagttttgttttgttttttgttttttgggtTACATATCTGCAGCCGCATATAGATTTTGGCATGAAAATACTAGGAGGCGATATCATGTCCATACCTGGCCTCTATCAATTTGTTCAGGTGCTGCACTGGACCACTGGTATATAATCATTTGTCAACCACTTGGCTTGGTCAATGAATGTTTACTTTACAAGGATGCATTTTTGAATCAGCTGATTCTTGCAACTGTAGGAGACTATCAGAAAACAAGTTTCCAATCTCTATCTTTGGCCCCATGTCTTTGAGATACCGATTCTTGATGCATCAGTGTAAGTTTCAATAAGATCGTATAGCCGTTATTAGTCTTTGTCTAATTGATTTCATTCAGTGTGTGTAATCCAAAATCTCAAAAAACAGAGTCATCCTTGAAAGGTTATATAACTTGGTCCTGATATGATTTACTTTCCAATAAcctcaatttttatttttattttttttcttttttgtgtagAGCGGCAACGAAAAAGCCAGTGGGAATACTACATGTGAACGTCGTCAAGGCTTCAAAGCTTTCAAAGATGGACTTGTTGGGAACATCAGATCCATACGTTAAACTCAGTCTAAGTGGAGAACGACTACCTTCAAAGAAAACCACCATTAAGATGAATAACTTAAATCCAATTTGGAATGAGAAGTTCAAGCTTGTTGTGAAGGATCCAGAATCTCAAGTTCTTCAGTTGCAAGTCTATGATTGGGACAAGGTTCTTCCCTTCCTCTTCAACGCCATTGAGTTCCAGAAAGATGAATTAAATGTGTCCATCAGATTCGTGAGAAACGTGCTAAGTTTCTATTCTGAGAAATTATTTTCCATTGCAGGTTGGAGGACATGACAGGTTAGGAATGCAGCTAGTCCCCTTAAAAGTACTTACACCCTATGAGACGAAGGAACTAACGCTCGACTTACTGAAGAACACGAACATAAACGATCATCAAAACAAGAAACCGAGAGGACAACTTGTGGTTGAGTTGAAGTTTACTCCTTTCAGAGAAGAAAGCAGCAAGTTCAGTAGTCAGTTAGATGGATGCCGAAGTATGGTAAGTCGAGACGAAAGAGATTTACAAGATGATTTTGTAGGTGGAGCGGGGTTGTTGTCGGTTAAAATCCAAGGGGCGGCAAGTGTGGAGGGGAAACGACATAGTAATCCTTATGCAGTAATGCATTTTagaggagaaaagaagaaaacgaagGTAAATCTCTTTTAAATCACAAGACTCCTTACTCTTGCCTTTCATATATACCAGCCATTTTAATTGGTAGCTAGCTAGAACTTGTTGTCGTTGTCATCGTCATCTTTCTCTAAATTCCAAACTGTGCATTCCCTAGATGGTGAAGAAATGCCGTGACCCGGTTTGGAATGAAACTTTCGAGTTCATGCTTGAGGAGCCTCCATTAGAAGAAAAGATCCATATTGAGGTCAGAAGTAGGAAGAGCAGTCGTTTCAGTTTTTTCTCAAAGGTAACAACATCGGCATCACATCACAAATTTGTAAGCAAGAAATTCGATTTGTAAATGTTCTAAAAGATCTTTCTTCACAGGAATCATTGGGACACGTAGAGATTAATCTGGGCGATGTTGTGCACAATGGACGCATCAACACGAAGTATCATCTGATCAATTCAAGACATGGAATGATACATGTTGAGATAAAGTGGACAGTGGCTTGATGGAAACAAAATGAACATTCATCTGAGTTCCTCACTTGAGTTGTTTTATATGTGTCTCTCAATGGAGTTTCGTGTGGACAAAAAAGGGAACATGAAGTCTTTTTCAATTCAATCCTCTGTTCTCATTGTTCACATGTATAAAATGTATTTAAAGCCACCACTGCCACAAGTATGAAAAATGAGTCATTCTTGTTTAATGTTGATCATTCATTGACAAAAATGCCCTTTCTTTTTCTCGAAATTATCAAGGTACGAGTATAGCGAAATTGTTGTTTACATATTTTCCTTTCAAATAATCCTTCCAACTAATTTGCCTTTGAAACATTCTAAATCTTGTAACCTTCCTTGTCTAACTGCAGCAGCAATTTCTAACATTTCAACTAAGTTTCTAACATGTTTACCCACTTAATTTTTGtaagttttgatttttatttagttttcaGATTTCAAAATGCTACAAATTTGTTTTGAGATTTGAATTTCTTTTCAGTTTGATTATCAGATTTTAAAGTTATACACTTTttaatcttgatttttttttttgtcaaaaatTAACTTTCAAACTTCTCTTAACCattattttacattaattaattaatagacatTAACTAATGATAATAACTAaaagtaaatatattttttaaaaaaatcaagcaAGAGTAAATTTCGAAACcttttaactaaattaaaataaaactcaaatttcaAGAGTAATAATATTTTCAAACTTAGAACTAAAATAAAACTAGGCTAACAAAATTAATCACTAGAagtataatattttgaaatttgagaaCCAAATGGAAATTTAACTGTTAACATATATAACAATACTTTAAAAGATCACAAATAGagtaaaatttatcaaattttattaatgCTATAAATCTATTGCTGATGTACTTTCCtacatttgtaattttttaaaattattattatatactcAATTATTATCTTAAAACTACTGccgaaacaaaaaagaaaaaaaggtggAAGAGTTCATTCATATTGGAAATATGGGTCAACTAAACCCAATGAAAAGGCCCATTAGCCTTCTAGTTCATTCATTAATGACTTGGTAGTGCATGGGCCAACCCAAACAAAAAATCCAACAAAAGAAGCTATATAAGTTGGTATAATTTGGATGAGTAGCAATTTAAAGGATAATAATCAAATGTATAAAAATTGTAAAGTCGCTCTTATTTATCATTGACGAACTCTTATAGTTGTAATTTACTTCTATCATTAATGAATTTTTATAGTGTATCTCTGGTAGaataatattgtaaattttattatatttttaattttaaaagaacgTTATATTTACAACTGTGTTTTATATTGCTTAAATGATAAATTTACTCCAAAATAgtttaaagaaaaattgaatttattcGGTGCAATGGTTTGCTGGTAGAAATTAATTATCAATGACAATTTTTTGAAATCctaaaaactatttacaaataGTTACCAAATGATCAATAccaaatttcatatatattatatatatatgttttataagGATAAGAAGTAAATGATAACAATTTATATATTGATCACACAAATATGAATAATgttgtagagagagagagagagggagagagagagagagattaggACTTGAGATGAAACATATGGGGCCCACAACATTGATGAAGAGCTTAGGTGTTTGACTTTAAGGAAAGCAATGGGTTATAGCTGTTTTCTTTAATTCCTTTACATGCAATATTACAAAgtaacattttatttattttccatagagaatatatcatttttattttaaaaaggaaaaaaaaaaaagttaaataaaataattgtaaTAATGCCTTTTCACTTTTGTGTACTCCAATATCCCTTTTATTATCACACCTCCAACTAACTTATTTATTCATatttataatttcatttcttttatatatGCTTTCCTCACCATCATTATCTCTTCTAACAAATTATAattacccccccccccccccccccccacattTACTTCCAtcctaaatttttattattctaaacttttcttcttttttaaacaaccattttttttttacatttttaatgaTCGGtctttgtttattattttaatagttaaaaaaaaacacaaattgtaatgttttcttcttttaataagAGTTTAATTTCTATAAGGTTTGTTTGATTTAGCATTTAGATATGATCTTAcctattaaaatatatattgttttttttttaatatcgaCTGTTCTTCTTCATATCTTAGTTGATAAATAATTTGAGAACGTTGTTAATTTTGATTTCTatgttttcttctttctctattGGCTTCACAAGAAAAGCAAAAAAGCTTACATTTAGATATTTGAATTATGATATGAtcaagggttttttttttaaggtaaGAACCTTGTTATTAGGTTTCTATGACCGATTACAAGAAAGTGATTTTAGATTATTTTGACATTCAAGTCAAATTCAACCACGGGTTTCTTAAATTTTTGCGAAACGCGAATTTTTAAGTATGGTTGATACGAGAATAAATAATCCATTTCTCTTATTTACTGAGAACTTTCGATCTTAAAACAATTCACAATTCTTGTCATCTAATAACCCTCGACTTAATTAAGGTTGAGATAAAACCAAGTTggtaatatattattttttcctACTTTGATAATACATGAAGTGGGGAGAATTGAAACTATGACCTCAATATAGGTAGTAGTTGTTTTGAGCTATACTCTCTTGACAAGTTGAAAGTTCTAATaatatgttttaaaattaaaaactcTCATATTCTCAAATAGTTTTTTTGTTACACTTCTTTGGTTTTTCATACATGAACGAACTCAAATCTCAATaacacatttatttatttatattgcaAGTTCTCAATTGGTTTGACCttcaacacataatattaaaaacaataaaataaatactaatGAAGGAAAATGACTTTTAAATCTTGGTTGTACACATACACTCATGAGTATTCTTTTGAATAGGGTATTGACTTTCATGCATGACACTCATCACACTATGTTGCTAAATGTGTATTAATTAATCTATATAGTTtgaattaaatatacaaataatgtATTATGATAAGAGAATTTTAGTGTACAAATTTGATGTGGGAATTTTAGTTAACGCACAAATCGtgtattatataattaattacagAGATATATATATTGCAGTCGTATTGAGTTGAGCTAGAATGAAATAACATATTACTTATATAATGTACGAAGTAATTTCActgtttataatttttttttattatcgtCGATCTATTTATACTTCACACTACATCGATGAATTTAGTAAAGGTAGACATGTATGACTCAATTTTGTTGAGAACAATTTCTTTGGTATTATTGTTTGAAATAAACGTATTGATGTTTACGTTTTGAAGTTTCGTAAAGTATATCGATTTACACAGTTTATTGTGTTTTGTCTATATAAAcattatataaaatttataattttatcaattaAACGATATAAACCTTTCTTTAATGAATCAATTCAAACATTGATTAAGatcattttctttaaaaatactTCATACATATCAATTCTAGTTGTCAATTTTATTAACTTGGTAGCGTAGGAATTAAATGTATAAACGAGGTTTCAAACTAAACTAACACACTTAAAAACAATTATATGTTTCACACTGTTTTTCAAACAAAAGTTGTAGTGAAGATGTCAACAATACATTTGATTTGTAAAATTCTGTGATCAAATCAATACAtagtttaaaatttttgaagagcatgaaagttgaaaattttgCTTGAAACAAAAACTATAGGATAAAAACTTAAACACATGAAATTGACGAGtcataatattataatatatgaaaaggcataaataatatatatttaaatataacaaaagctgagtaataaatatatacaaaagCTGAGATTACTTTAAACCCTACCACATCATGTGAAATTTTCAATCTCATGATGATTAAAGAAGAGATTATATACACTAAATACACAAAGTCATGAATCATAATGTCATACTCAAATAAAGAATAAACAATGAATCATATTCAACCTATTAATCTGACAATATTATTACTCACCAAGAAATAAttactaattaattttatatatataagacCCAAAACACACattgataattaataattattaatgcaccaaaaaaacaaagagatcttccacaaaaaaaaaaaaaaacaataataataacaaacaacaacaataataattgataaTAAAATGAATGAATAAATAGTTTTTCTTCCTCCTTCTTCAAAGGGCAAATAGATTAGTCTTGATTTGTGTATGGACATGCTAGAAAAAGTCACACAATGCCCCCAATAAATAGTAAAGGGAAAGATGACATGGCATTTATtccctctcttctcgagaattcTTAGTTTAGGTTAACATATAACTTTTGCTTGGTATTTGAATCTAGTTTTTACGGAGTGATAACGATTTATTATATAGTCTCGTCTACTCCTATATATTTGAGGTTCTAACTTACTATTCTGTGTTTTCAgttatacatatataataagataacctatatttaattataatattacgGACTTTAAAAACCAGTTTGTTAATTAGTGTGTTACTATTTATTACATGGTTTACTATGTCTTACCCATCAtctcttttcaattttattacaatggttattattttctatatatgGACAAAAGTTGTATGTACCTCAAAACATAAACTTCTATTGTAACCTACAAACTTATATTATAACTTACATGCATATTATAGAGTAACCTACTCACAGTTTCCCAAACACACCTCAATAACATACTTCAATATTTGTTCGCTCTTAATCTTTATActttaaaatattcaattttagtCTCTATACTTTCAGTAACTCTTGAATGAATTTAGTTCTTATTGTTTGTTAGGGTtgattaacttttttttcttcttttattagcATTTTCACTAAaagtatatataatttattgCATGAAAATTATCATCATTATTTGGATAGAATTTAACTTTGAaaactaaattcaaaatttgcaaaaagagaaaaaagaattaaaatgaaataaaaattcaaagtaCAAACatgaaaatgatattttaacctaTCATCTACCCAAATAAACATAGAAATTAAATTAGTATACATTGACAGAATTTTTGAAACATTTAATgaagtaaaagaagaaagaaaaaaaacatacatACAAACTACTACATTGAGATATGCTTTGTATTAACTTGAGATTGAAACACCCAAGTGGCGAACCATAAGgggagggagggagagagagggagggagagagagagagagagagagagagagagagagagagagagagaggtatcatatcatcataaatatataaaaatgaatatttaaaGACAATTTTTTTGAGCTTTTCCCGTTGACTTTTTGCCCAACTAAGTCTCTCTCACTCtcacactctctctctctcccaaTTGTAAAGGGAATCCAATTCCCCTctaactctctctctctctctcaccaAAGCTATCACTTTCATCTTAGAATATAATTTCTCCATCTCTTGTTACCGCATCtcgataaaaaaattatttatgcAAAACGAAGCAAAGCATTTCAATTCTAACACAAAGATTTAAACGAACAAAtaacttaaaaaaagaaagaaagaaagaaaacggTAAAAGCTCAAACTTTTTTTGTTATACGATATATGAGAACGCATCTAGAAAAGGATACACAGTACATATGTGCGTTTTTATAGCGATTTAGATATATTGTGGGGGTAATAGGGTAAAAAGATGCATGTGACACTCAAAAGGGTGAGGGATTGGGGCAGAGGTGTGTTTGGTTCCTTATTGATGTTGTTTTGTGGGAGAGACGGAATAACTTTTGGGCATGCTAAAAAGATACTGCATTttctccccccccccctccccctacccctttattattattattattattattatttcatcatcttttttcttttaaatttctcttctcctttttcctttATAAAAAAGGTTTTCTTTTTGAAAGAGAAGAATAAAGTTTAATTGTCTGCAAATATATAGAATTGTTTTTCCACCACATTATTTTCTTAGTTGCCTCTCAATTCATATTTACTATTTCTCTATCCATTTCTACCCTCATTAATATTCTCTCTTTCTCCCTCTAtggtaaagagagagagagagagagagagagagatttatAGTTTTTTAATGTTTGAATTTCGTTCATTGTTCAGATTTAATTGATCAATAAATTATTAGAATAAATCTTAATTTTAGTTAAAGTTAGGTCTGTTAAGTGTATGAATAAACAAAGGTAAGTAATAATAATTCCATTTAGAAAAAGACATGATATCACAGTAAGATAATCTTTATAAACATACATATGTAAATTTTACATAGATTAAGTTAAAGATTAGTATAGCTTTGAATAAAACATAAAACTTATACTATTAATTATAAAGTCAGATGTTGGGTTATTTTACATGAGTATGTATATAGACTAAAATGATTTAAAGTTAGAAAATTCTATACCCAACCTATGGTAttagagaaaaaaacaaaaggaaaaataaaacatgATATATATGATTCTGTACTAGACCAATGAGGGcaaaagattttgaaaaaatgCAA
This genomic window contains:
- the LOC103496432 gene encoding synaptotagmin-3 isoform X2, which codes for MGFFSTLLGIIGFGIGIPLGLVIGFFFFIYSKPDEVKDPMIRPIYELDSDALEEVIPEIPLWVKHPDFDRVDWLNKFIAAMWPYLDKAICSSIRGMSKPMFAEYIGIKVHDTNENEIVMETAIKWAGNPNIVLILRLFSLQIRIQLVDLQIFAAPRVALKPLVPAFPCFANIVVSLLEKPHIDFGMKILGGDIMSIPGLYQFVQETIRKQVSNLYLWPHVFEIPILDASVAATKKPVGILHVNVVKASKLSKMDLLGTSDPYVKLSLSGERLPSKKTTIKMNNLNPIWNEKFKLVVKDPESQVLQLQVYDWDKVGGHDRLGMQLVPLKVLTPYETKELTLDLLKNTNINDHQNKKPRGQLVVELKFTPFREESSKFSSQLDGCRSMVSRDERDLQDDFVGGAGLLSVKIQGAASVEGKRHSNPYAVMHFRGEKKKTKMVKKCRDPVWNETFEFMLEEPPLEEKIHIEVRSRKSSRFSFFSKESLGHVEINLGDVVHNGRINTKYHLINSRHGMIHVEIKWTVA
- the LOC103496432 gene encoding synaptotagmin-3 isoform X4; the encoded protein is MWPYLDKAICSSIRGMSKPMFAEYIGKFQIQSIEFESLLLGTLPPKLYGIKVHDTNENEIVMETAIKWAGNPNIVLILRLFSLQIRIQLVDLQIFAAPRVALKPLVPAFPCFANIVVSLLEKPHIDFGMKILGGDIMSIPGLYQFVQETIRKQVSNLYLWPHVFEIPILDASVAATKKPVGILHVNVVKASKLSKMDLLGTSDPYVKLSLSGERLPSKKTTIKMNNLNPIWNEKFKLVVKDPESQVLQLQVYDWDKVGGHDRLGMQLVPLKVLTPYETKELTLDLLKNTNINDHQNKKPRGQLVVELKFTPFREESSKFSSQLDGCRSMVSRDERDLQDDFVGGAGLLSVKIQGAASVEGKRHSNPYAVMHFRGEKKKTKMVKKCRDPVWNETFEFMLEEPPLEEKIHIEVRSRKSSRFSFFSKESLGHVEINLGDVVHNGRINTKYHLINSRHGMIHVEIKWTVA
- the LOC103496432 gene encoding synaptotagmin-3 isoform X1 — protein: MGFFSTLLGIIGFGIGIPLGLVIGFFFFIYSKPDEVKDPMIRPIYELDSDALEEVIPEIPLWVKHPDFDRVDWLNKFIAAMWPYLDKAICSSIRGMSKPMFAEYIGKFQIQSIEFESLLLGTLPPKLYGIKVHDTNENEIVMETAIKWAGNPNIVLILRLFSLQIRIQLVDLQIFAAPRVALKPLVPAFPCFANIVVSLLEKPHIDFGMKILGGDIMSIPGLYQFVQETIRKQVSNLYLWPHVFEIPILDASVAATKKPVGILHVNVVKASKLSKMDLLGTSDPYVKLSLSGERLPSKKTTIKMNNLNPIWNEKFKLVVKDPESQVLQLQVYDWDKVGGHDRLGMQLVPLKVLTPYETKELTLDLLKNTNINDHQNKKPRGQLVVELKFTPFREESSKFSSQLDGCRSMVSRDERDLQDDFVGGAGLLSVKIQGAASVEGKRHSNPYAVMHFRGEKKKTKMVKKCRDPVWNETFEFMLEEPPLEEKIHIEVRSRKSSRFSFFSKESLGHVEINLGDVVHNGRINTKYHLINSRHGMIHVEIKWTVA
- the LOC103496432 gene encoding synaptotagmin-3 isoform X3, which gives rise to MLWKKLFLKFHCGLSTLILIGLENCGGVDWLNKFIAAMWPYLDKAICSSIRGMSKPMFAEYIGKFQIQSIEFESLLLGTLPPKLYGIKVHDTNENEIVMETAIKWAGNPNIVLILRLFSLQIRIQLVDLQIFAAPRVALKPLVPAFPCFANIVVSLLEKPHIDFGMKILGGDIMSIPGLYQFVQETIRKQVSNLYLWPHVFEIPILDASVAATKKPVGILHVNVVKASKLSKMDLLGTSDPYVKLSLSGERLPSKKTTIKMNNLNPIWNEKFKLVVKDPESQVLQLQVYDWDKVGGHDRLGMQLVPLKVLTPYETKELTLDLLKNTNINDHQNKKPRGQLVVELKFTPFREESSKFSSQLDGCRSMVSRDERDLQDDFVGGAGLLSVKIQGAASVEGKRHSNPYAVMHFRGEKKKTKMVKKCRDPVWNETFEFMLEEPPLEEKIHIEVRSRKSSRFSFFSKESLGHVEINLGDVVHNGRINTKYHLINSRHGMIHVEIKWTVA